In Devosia beringensis, a single window of DNA contains:
- a CDS encoding ABC transporter ATP-binding protein → MTKAAEIEMALVSKIYGKTTAVDAISLRIPAGSYCCLLGPSGCGKSSTLRMIAGHESVSIGDIRLGNNVVTDLPPASRGTAMMFQSYALFPHLDLVDNVAFSLKMSGVDKDTRRARALDMLKLMQMEAYADRRPAQLSGGQQQRVALARALITDPEALLLDEPLSALDPFLKIRMRAELKKLQKQLGITFVHVTHSQEEAMALADLVVVMNDGRIEQAASPREVFERPATAFVARFMGDHNVIAGKAIGAADGLVSFEVSGGGTFTASGAPVPADSNVDAAIRTDHVRIGESPVKGLGFTGLVTNLEYRGATVKLTIEGAGIAEFTAIITDRAFYATPVAVGDAVPLHWDAEDAIILGTLNS, encoded by the coding sequence ATGACCAAAGCTGCCGAGATTGAGATGGCGCTGGTGTCCAAGATCTACGGCAAGACGACCGCCGTCGACGCCATTTCGCTGCGCATCCCTGCGGGCAGCTATTGCTGCCTGCTCGGGCCCTCCGGCTGCGGCAAATCCTCGACCCTGCGCATGATCGCCGGGCACGAGAGCGTCTCCATCGGCGATATCCGCCTGGGCAATAATGTAGTGACCGACCTGCCGCCGGCCAGCCGCGGCACGGCCATGATGTTCCAGTCCTATGCGCTGTTTCCCCATCTCGACCTGGTCGACAATGTGGCCTTCAGCCTCAAGATGAGTGGCGTCGACAAGGACACCCGCCGGGCGCGGGCGCTCGACATGCTCAAGCTGATGCAGATGGAGGCCTATGCCGACCGCCGGCCAGCCCAGCTCTCGGGCGGCCAGCAGCAACGCGTGGCTTTGGCTCGCGCGCTGATCACCGACCCCGAAGCTCTGCTGCTCGACGAGCCGCTCTCGGCACTCGATCCCTTCCTCAAGATCCGCATGCGTGCCGAACTCAAGAAATTGCAGAAGCAGCTCGGCATCACCTTTGTCCACGTCACCCATAGCCAGGAAGAGGCCATGGCTTTGGCCGACCTGGTCGTGGTGATGAACGATGGCCGGATCGAACAGGCGGCCAGCCCGCGCGAGGTCTTCGAACGCCCGGCCACCGCCTTCGTCGCCCGCTTCATGGGCGACCACAATGTCATTGCCGGCAAGGCCATTGGCGCGGCCGATGGGCTGGTCAGTTTCGAAGTGTCGGGCGGCGGCACCTTCACGGCCTCGGGTGCGCCCGTGCCGGCCGACAGCAATGTCGATGCCGCCATCCGCACGGATCACGTTCGCATCGGCGAAAGCCCCGTCAAAGGGCTCGGCTTTACCGGCCTTGTCACCAATCTCGAATATCGCGGCGCCACTGTCAAACTGACCATCGAAGGCGCCGGCATTGCCGAATTCACCGCCATCATCACCGACCGCGCCTTTTACGCGACGCCCGTCGCGGTGGGCGATGCGGTGCCCCTCCATTGGGATGCCGAGGACGCCATCATCCTCGGCACGCTCAATTCCTAG
- a CDS encoding amidohydrolase family protein, translated as MRIIDTHLHLIYPDRFHYPWLSRRPSIDKPWNINDYFAEALPLGIQSALHMEVDVAEADMLAETEFVLTLPRIAGAIAACRPEHMNFVDQIERLSDHAHVKGVRRILHEAPDDLSQSDLFVENIRHLPDYDLSFDLCVRADQLRIGQMLAERAPDVTFILDHCGVPDVTGTGLDPWRENISKIARLPNVMAKISGVVAYAGADWSVDTIRPYVEHIIHAFGWDRVVWGSDHPVVCLTGSLTRWVEATQAIIAGASDDEKARLLHGNAERIYKL; from the coding sequence ATGCGCATTATCGATACGCACCTGCACCTGATCTATCCGGATCGCTTCCACTATCCTTGGCTCAGCAGGCGACCAAGCATCGATAAGCCATGGAATATCAACGACTATTTCGCCGAGGCGCTCCCACTGGGCATTCAATCCGCGCTGCATATGGAGGTCGATGTCGCCGAAGCCGACATGCTGGCCGAGACCGAATTCGTCCTCACCCTGCCGCGCATCGCCGGCGCCATCGCCGCCTGCCGCCCCGAGCACATGAATTTTGTCGATCAGATTGAACGACTTAGCGACCATGCCCACGTCAAGGGCGTGCGCCGCATCCTGCATGAAGCGCCGGACGACCTCAGCCAGTCCGACCTCTTCGTCGAGAACATCCGCCATCTGCCCGATTACGACCTGAGCTTTGACCTCTGTGTCCGCGCCGACCAGCTACGCATCGGCCAGATGCTGGCCGAGCGCGCGCCGGACGTCACCTTTATCCTCGACCATTGCGGCGTACCCGACGTCACCGGCACCGGACTTGATCCATGGCGTGAGAATATCAGCAAAATCGCCAGGCTGCCCAATGTGATGGCCAAGATTTCGGGTGTAGTGGCCTATGCCGGCGCCGACTGGAGCGTCGACACCATCCGCCCCTATGTCGAGCACATTATCCACGCCTTTGGCTGGGATCGCGTGGTCTGGGGATCGGACCATCCGGTGGTCTGCCTGACCGGCTCGCTGACCCGCTGGGTCGAGGCCACGCAGGCCATTATTGCCGGCGCCAGCGACGACGAAAAGGCCAGACTGCTGCATGGCAATGCCGAGCGCATCTACAAGCTCTAG
- a CDS encoding SDR family oxidoreductase has translation MADLTGKTVLITAAAQGIGRASVEAFVAAGAKVIATDVNEAKLAELAGLANVTTRVLDVLSAEAVQQAVAEIGHIDVLFNCAGVVHSGTVLEMSDADLDFAFNLNIKAQIRTVQAVLPQMLARRDGAIINMATVASSVKGVPNRAAYTISKAAVIGLTKSIAADFTTQGIRVNAICPGTVDSPSLHERWHATGDFEAAKAAFIARQPIGRIARPEEVADLAVYLAGATYTTGQIHIIDGGWTA, from the coding sequence ATGGCCGACCTGACCGGTAAAACCGTTCTCATCACTGCCGCCGCGCAGGGCATTGGCCGGGCTTCCGTGGAAGCCTTTGTCGCGGCCGGCGCCAAGGTGATAGCCACCGATGTGAACGAAGCCAAGCTGGCCGAGCTTGCGGGGCTGGCGAATGTGACGACACGCGTGCTCGACGTGCTGTCGGCCGAGGCCGTACAGCAGGCAGTGGCCGAGATCGGCCATATCGACGTGCTGTTCAACTGCGCCGGGGTGGTGCATTCGGGGACGGTGCTGGAGATGAGCGACGCCGATCTCGACTTCGCGTTCAACCTCAACATCAAGGCGCAGATCCGCACCGTGCAGGCGGTGCTGCCGCAGATGCTGGCGCGGCGGGACGGCGCCATCATCAATATGGCGACGGTGGCCAGCTCGGTCAAAGGCGTGCCCAACCGCGCCGCCTATACGATTTCCAAGGCAGCGGTGATCGGCCTGACCAAATCGATCGCCGCCGATTTCACCACGCAGGGCATTCGCGTCAATGCCATCTGCCCGGGCACGGTGGACAGCCCGTCTCTGCATGAGCGCTGGCACGCCACGGGCGATTTCGAAGCGGCCAAGGCGGCCTTTATCGCTCGCCAACCGATCGGCCGCATTGCCCGTCCGGAGGAAGTGGCGGACCTAGCCGTCTACCTGGCAGGCGCCACCTATACGACAGGCCAGATCCACATTATCGATGGCGGCTGGACGGCCTGA
- a CDS encoding GntR family transcriptional regulator, which produces MTLDDSPIASPFAGEDRAATIRDHLRDAIVDRRLAPGTKLSEAEVGVLFDVSRTVVRAALQALAFEGLVKTERNRGAFVANPSPEEARQVFDSRRLIEPGIARAAAAAGLTPADRDLFTTLLAEETRLLDERGPVARRAEIRASGDFHLLLASVAGNVILLRFMEELVARSSLVIALYGNSGASSCGHGEHAEILAALEAGDGERAAALLVSHIDHIEADLDLRSTTGLPLREALAR; this is translated from the coding sequence ATGACGCTCGACGACTCCCCTATTGCCTCTCCCTTTGCTGGCGAAGATCGCGCTGCCACCATCCGCGATCATCTGCGCGACGCCATTGTGGACCGAAGGCTGGCGCCGGGGACAAAACTGTCGGAAGCCGAAGTGGGCGTGCTGTTCGATGTCAGCCGCACCGTGGTGCGCGCGGCCCTGCAGGCGCTGGCCTTTGAGGGTCTGGTCAAGACCGAGCGCAATCGCGGCGCCTTTGTCGCCAATCCCTCGCCCGAGGAAGCCCGCCAGGTGTTCGACTCGCGCCGGCTGATCGAACCGGGCATTGCCCGCGCCGCTGCGGCAGCCGGCCTCACCCCAGCAGATCGCGACCTCTTCACCACCCTGCTGGCCGAGGAAACCCGCCTGCTCGACGAACGCGGGCCGGTTGCGCGGCGGGCGGAAATCCGCGCGTCAGGGGATTTTCACCTGTTGCTGGCCAGCGTGGCGGGCAATGTCATCCTGCTGCGCTTCATGGAAGAACTGGTGGCCCGCTCGTCGCTGGTCATCGCGCTCTATGGCAATTCGGGCGCCTCGAGCTGCGGCCATGGCGAGCATGCCGAAATCCTGGCGGCGCTGGAAGCCGGCGATGGCGAGCGGGCGGCGGCGTTGCTGGTCAGCCATATCGACCATATCGAGGCCGATCTCGACCTGCGCAGCACCACCGGCCTGCCGCTGCGCGAGGCGCTGGCGCGCTAG